A window of the Miscanthus floridulus cultivar M001 chromosome 14, ASM1932011v1, whole genome shotgun sequence genome harbors these coding sequences:
- the LOC136503299 gene encoding secreted RxLR effector protein 161-like, with protein MSNRNACETPMEAWLKLSQKKVDEVVDPTAYRSIIGSFRYIVNTRLDLAYSVGVVSRYMEAPGREHWATIKHILRYLKGTIGYGCKYEKGTELKPSFLGYSDSDFAGDVEDRKSTTGVVYFLGNRLVTWASQKQKIVALSSCEAEYVAAAAAACQGVWLSRLIVDLMGMKEAPVKLLMDNMSTIALSRNPVHHDRSKHIDAKYHFIRECIEEGKVDVDHVGTAGQFADIFTKSLGRVKFVELRGALGVV; from the coding sequence ATGTCAAACCGCAACGCTTGTGAAACACCAATGGAAGCTTGGCTCAAACTTAGCCAGAAGAAAGTGGATGAAGTTGTGGATCCAACAGCatatagaagcattattggaagctTCAGATATATTGTCAACACTAGGCTAGACCTTGCTTATTCGGTTGGTGTTGTCAGTAGGTATATGGAGGCTCCTGGAAGAGAACATTGGGCTACTATCAAGCATATCCTGAGATATTTGAAAGGTACAATTGGGTATGGCTGCAAGTATGAGAAGGGCACTGAACTGAAACCTAGCTTCCTCGGGTACAGTGATAGTGACTTTGCAGGAGATGTGGAGGATAGGAAGAGCACTACAGGTGTTGTTTATTTCCTTGGCAATAGACTGGTTACATGGGCATCACAAAAGCAGAAGATTGTTGCTTTGTCTTCGTGTGAAGCCGAGtatgtagcagcagcagcagcagcatgtcaAGGTGTTTGGTTGAGCCGACTGATAGTAGATCTAATGGGAATGAAGGAGGCGCCGGTTAAGCTACTCATGGACAACATGTCCACCATCGCACTCAGCAGGAATCCAGTGCACCATGATCGCAGTAAACACATCGATGCTAAGTATCATTTCATCCGTGAGTGCATTGAAGAAGGCAAGGTGGACGTTGATCATGTTGGGACTGCAGGGCAGTtcgccgacatattcaccaagtcgCTGGGGCGTGTCAAGTTCGTGGAGCTGAGGGGTGCTCTAGGCGTCGTCTAG